In Williamsia phyllosphaerae, the DNA window TGCGAGACCTCGTGACGCTGCGCGATGTCGGCGACGGCGCGTTGAACTTCCGGGCTGACCGTTGTTCCCATGGGACGATTCTAGGTGTCGAGCCACTCCCGAGACCGACGCATGGGATTCCGTCTACTTCAGGTCCAGTGCCCTCGCCACCGTGAAGAACAGGTCGGTCTGATCGGTCAGGCCCACCACGTCCGCCGCATTCGGACCGTAAGCCGCGATCCGCAACTGGGATCCGGTGTGGCCCTGGTCGTAGGCGTCGAGGTTGTCCGAGGTGCCGTAGGACACCGTCATCGGAGCGCCGTCCTTGGTGGTCAGCACCCGTGTCAGTCCGGGGTAGATCGCCTCACGCACAGCCTGTTCGGGGAGCTTCGCCTCCTCCGCCGCGGCCGCGACGTCCTCGGCAGTCGTGGTCTCGACGACCTGGCTGCTGTGGGCGTGATCCGCCGTGACGATGACCAGCGTGTCCTTGGACTCCTTCGCGTAGGCGAGCGCCACCTGGGTGGCGTCGTCGAGATCGACGGTCTCCCCGATCTGGCCGCACGGGTTCGCAGCATGGTCCTGCTTGTCGATCGACGCGCCCTCCACCTGGAGGAAGAAGCCCTTGTCGTTGCCCTTGAGCAGGTCGATCGACTTCTTCGTCATGTCGGCGAGCTTGGGGACATCGGCGCCCCGCTCGGGGTTGTCGGTGCACGTCGCGGCCGGCTCCAGGTAGCCACCCTTCGTGGCGACGGGGCCCTGCATGCGCACCGGCATGTTGCCGTCGGCGAAGAGTCCGAGCACAGGTGCGTCCTGGTTTGCCTTGTCGAGTTTGTTCACGTCGTCGGCCGTGCGGACGATGTTGTAGCCACGCTCCTGGGCCTGGACCTCGAGCGTCTTGCCCCGGTAGTCACCGGCCTTGGCGACCTGTTGGAAACTCTCGGCGCCACCACCCATCACGATGTCGGCGCGCGAGGTGAGGATCTGCTCGGAGATGGATCCGAGTCCGCCCTTCTCCAATGCAT includes these proteins:
- the phoA gene encoding alkaline phosphatase; this encodes MSAAVCMVAVVAACGSDDGDNRADTALPMLTPAATGSISEHGGARRSGDDRRQLIEDSIRSTGAKNVILLIGDGMGDSEITVARNYAEGAAGAFPGIDALPLTGQYTHYSVGKDGKPSYVTDSAASGSAWATGTKTYNGAISVDIKGAPQKTLLQKAKESGKATGDISTAEIQDATPAVQLAHVSARKCYGPDDTKAKCPDNALEKGGLGSISEQILTSRADIVMGGGAESFQQVAKAGDYRGKTLEVQAQERGYNIVRTADDVNKLDKANQDAPVLGLFADGNMPVRMQGPVATKGGYLEPAATCTDNPERGADVPKLADMTKKSIDLLKGNDKGFFLQVEGASIDKQDHAANPCGQIGETVDLDDATQVALAYAKESKDTLVIVTADHAHSSQVVETTTAEDVAAAAEEAKLPEQAVREAIYPGLTRVLTTKDGAPMTVSYGTSDNLDAYDQGHTGSQLRIAAYGPNAADVVGLTDQTDLFFTVARALDLK